One window of the Populus trichocarpa isolate Nisqually-1 chromosome 9, P.trichocarpa_v4.1, whole genome shotgun sequence genome contains the following:
- the LOC7478578 gene encoding L-ascorbate oxidase, with protein MGAPCNSLGEPFSRSFKGLIVWCILLSLTLCSLATATSNKTRSLHFYKWEVEYMYWSPDGLENVVMGINGKFPGPTIRARAGDTVHVHLTNKLHTEGVVIHWHGIRQKGTPWADGTASISQCAINPGESFDYRFTVDRAGTYFYHGHYGMQRSAGLYGSLIVDVAEGEKEPFHYDGEFDLLLSDWWHESAHHQEVGLSSRPMRWIGEPQTLLVNGRGQYGCSLAAHYSNNSSLSQCNVTGHEQWAPYILHVDPNKTYRIRLSSTTALASLNLAIGNHKMLVVEADGNYLQPFETDDLDIYSGESYSVLLKTSQDPSQNYWISFGVRGRKPQTPQALTILNYKTNSASKFPLSPPPVTPRWDDYAHSKAFTNKVKALDHKTIPKPPSTYHRRIILLNTQNKMNGYTKWSINNVSLSLPATPYLGSIRFGLQNGFDQTKPPESFPVQYDVMKPPGNPNTTTGNGVYMLSYYSTVDVILQNANALAENVSEIHPWHLHGHDFWVLGYGEGKFTKDDEKKFNMKNPPYRNSAVIFPYGWTALRFVADNPGVWAFHCHIEPHLHMGMGVVLAEGVQRLPKIPKEALSCGLTGKKFMTGNNLG; from the exons ATGGGGGCACCTTGCAACTCCTTGGGTGAACCATTCTCCAGAAGTTTCAAGGGTCTCATTGTTTGGTGCATTTTGCTTTCATTGACCCTATGTTCGTTGGCTACTGCTACTTCTAATAAGACTAGATCACTCCATTTTTACAAATGGGAAGTGGAGTACATGTACTGGTCTCCAGATGGGTTAGAAAATGTTGTTATGGGCATCAATGGCAAGTTTCCTGGACCAACGATCCGGGCTAGAGCTGGAGATACAGTTCATGTGCATCTCACAAACAAACTCCACACCGAGGGAGTTGTCATTCACTGGCATGGAATCAGACAG AAAGGAACGCCATGGGCAGATGGGACTGCTTCCATTTCGCAGTGTGCTATTAACCCCGGAGAATCCTTCGATTACAGGTTCACAGTCGACAGG GCAGGAACATATTTCTACCATGGACATTATGGAATGCAAAGGTCAGCAGGGTTGTATGGGTCCCTCATAGTGGATGTTGCAGAAGGAGAGAAAGAGCCTTTCCACTATGATGGCGAGTTTGACTTGTTGCTAAGTGATTGGTGGCATGAAAGTGCTCATCACCAAGAAGTTGGCCTTTCTTCCAGACCAATGCGCTGGATTGGTGAACCCCAG ACCCTGCTCGTAAATGGAAGAGGTCAGTATGGATGTTCCCTAGCGGCCCACTATAGCAACAACTCCTCTCTCAGTCAGTGCAATGTAACAGGACATGAGCAATGGGCACCCTATATCCTGCATGTGGATCCAAACAAGACCTATAGAATAAGACTTTCTAGCACCACTGCTCTGGCTTCTCTCAACTTGGCCATTGGG aaTCACAAAATGCTGGTGGTGGAAGCAGATGGAAATTATCTCCAGCCATTTGAGACTGATGACCTAGACATTTATTCCGGTGAGAGCTACTCAGTGTTATTAAAAACAAGTCAAGACCCCTCACAAAACTACTGGATCTCTTTTGGTGTAAGAGGAAGAAAGCCTCAAACCCCACAAGCCCTAACTATACTAAACTATAAAACCAACTCTGCATCAAAATTCCCTCTTTCTCCACCTCCTGTAACTCCTAGATGGGATGATTATGCTCACAGCAAGGCATTCACTAACAAAGTCAAGGCCTTGGATCACAAAACAATCCCAAAACCTCCATCAACTTACCACCGTAGGATCATCCTACTAAACACTCAAAACAAGATGAATGGCTATACTAAGTGGTCTATCAATAACGTTTCCCTCTCATTACCTGCCACTCCTTACTTGGGGTCCATAAGATTTGGACTACAAAATGGTTTTGATCAAACAAAGCCACCTGAGAGTTTCCCAGTACAGTACGATGTTATGAAGCCACCGGGTAACCCCAACACCACTACTGGGAATGGGGTTTACATGCTTAGTTACTATAGCACAGTGGACGTGATACTTCAAAATGCTAATGCATTAGCTGAGAATGTTAGTGAAATCCACCCGTGGCATTTGCATGGACATGATTTCTGGGTGTTAGGGTATGGAGAAGGGAAGTTTACAAAAGATGATGAGAAGAAATTTAACATGAAGAATCCACCTTATAGAAATTCTGCAGTGATATTTCCCTATGGATGGACTGCACTAAGGTTTGTGGCAGATAATCCAGGAGTATGGGCTTTCCATTGCCATATTGAGCCACATTTGCATATGGGCATGGGTGTGGTTTTAGCTGAGGGTGTCCAACGTCTTCCTAAGATTCCTAAGGAGGCTCTTTCTTGTGGTTTGACTGGGAAGAAGTTCATGACTGGAAACAATTTGGGCTAA